In one Terriglobales bacterium genomic region, the following are encoded:
- a CDS encoding HD domain-containing phosphohydrolase, giving the protein MATADHEFSDAARQILERILRAFDAEQAALLLLDGAAAKLTCVAATGFAGLTAHCVLPLVGVPQHHWNQTRAPRVTNRQQDIQELFGSSQTPFLNSIKCFAPLRVSTGPVGALVLGARQGQETYGAADLEALEMLAPHLALVLHNHSLAESLRHQIADNLRLLSSLHHSYDDALEAFATTIDSKDTYLRGHSVHVARFSAGIATTLGMNEDEVVGIRAAAHLHDIGKVTVDKQFFAKASTLRPEEFRAIADHTVMGHQIVSSARFPWPQVPEVVRWHHERADGSGYPDRLHNDELPLSVRIVAVADTFDAMTSDRPYRQSNSVMSVCHELVRLSPSKFDSSVVQALLVHLRRDLENKSATRLLPQQKTAQVTVADIDKLSCDLVGRLTGHRVYSA; this is encoded by the coding sequence GTGGCCACCGCGGATCACGAATTCTCCGATGCTGCCCGGCAGATTCTCGAGCGCATCCTGCGCGCTTTTGATGCCGAGCAGGCCGCGCTCCTGCTTCTGGATGGTGCCGCTGCGAAGCTCACTTGCGTCGCTGCCACCGGATTTGCTGGCCTGACTGCTCACTGTGTGCTGCCGCTCGTTGGCGTTCCCCAGCATCACTGGAACCAGACGCGAGCACCGCGAGTAACCAACCGCCAGCAGGACATCCAGGAACTTTTCGGCTCTTCGCAGACTCCTTTCCTCAATTCCATCAAATGCTTTGCGCCGCTGCGTGTGAGTACTGGCCCGGTTGGCGCTCTCGTGCTCGGTGCACGGCAAGGCCAGGAAACCTACGGCGCCGCTGACCTCGAAGCGCTGGAGATGCTGGCTCCGCACTTGGCGTTGGTGCTGCACAATCACTCCCTCGCCGAATCACTGCGTCATCAGATCGCAGACAATCTCCGGCTGCTCAGCTCGCTTCACCATTCCTATGACGATGCTCTCGAGGCCTTCGCCACCACGATTGACTCGAAGGATACTTATCTGCGAGGACATTCGGTCCATGTTGCGCGTTTCTCTGCCGGAATCGCGACCACTTTGGGAATGAACGAGGACGAGGTTGTAGGAATTCGCGCGGCTGCCCACTTGCATGACATCGGCAAGGTCACGGTGGACAAGCAGTTTTTCGCTAAAGCCTCCACGCTGCGGCCGGAGGAGTTTCGCGCAATTGCCGACCACACTGTGATGGGCCACCAGATCGTCTCCTCAGCCCGCTTCCCTTGGCCGCAGGTACCGGAGGTCGTCCGCTGGCATCACGAACGTGCCGACGGGTCGGGGTATCCCGATCGCCTTCATAACGACGAGCTTCCGCTTTCGGTACGCATCGTCGCTGTCGCCGATACGTTTGACGCCATGACTAGTGATCGTCCATACCGGCAATCTAATTCGGTGATGAGCGTGTGTCACGAACTTGTCAGGCTATCTCCGTCGAAGTTCGATTCGAGTGTGGTGCAGGCGTTGCTGGTGCACTTACGGCGCGATCTGGAGAACAAGAGCGCCACACGGTTGCTGCCACAACAAAAGACGGCGCAGGTCACCGTGGCAGATATCGACAAGCTTTCTTGCGACCTTGTAGGACGCCTCACGGGGCATCGAGTGTATTCGGCGTGA
- a CDS encoding MATE family efflux transporter: MTKRFLQEIKSEARSVFTLAWPLVLAEIGWMAMGLVDTIMVGHMPNSAQAIGGVSLGGVIFYTAAMFGGSVLFSLDTKVSQSFGAGDLADANHSLLNAIYIVAPLAPASMFVVWLIGRLLPGMGVNPEVLAQALPFLRAMNWSTLPLLLYFAFRRYLQAVNLVKPVTFALISANVVNLVGDWILIYGHLGFPPYGVAGSGWSTCISRTYMAAVLFAVVVWQHRRHNLPLLDRPLRPDFARICELVRIGLPVAVQMFFEIGVFATATALIARLDAASVAAHQIALNCASLTYMVPLGVCSAAAVRVGQAIGRRDPVAAGRAGWAALSMGAGFMTLAALVLVFAPRMIVRAFSPDPQVMRVGVMLLLVAAAFQLFDGLQTVATGALRGAGETRIPMFSSFVAYWVVGLPLGYYLGFTRGFGAVGVWTGLAVSLAVIGTALVFAWRHKVRMLVASAGVKVASVA; encoded by the coding sequence ATGACCAAGAGATTTCTCCAGGAGATTAAGTCGGAAGCCCGCAGCGTGTTTACGTTGGCGTGGCCGCTCGTCCTGGCTGAGATCGGGTGGATGGCGATGGGCCTGGTGGACACCATCATGGTGGGCCACATGCCCAACAGTGCTCAGGCCATCGGCGGCGTCAGCCTGGGCGGCGTCATCTTTTATACGGCTGCCATGTTTGGCGGCAGCGTTCTGTTTTCACTGGACACGAAAGTTTCACAGTCTTTTGGCGCTGGAGATTTAGCAGACGCGAACCATTCACTGCTCAACGCGATATACATCGTCGCTCCGCTCGCGCCGGCTTCCATGTTCGTTGTGTGGCTCATCGGGCGGCTGCTTCCCGGAATGGGAGTGAATCCCGAAGTTCTTGCGCAAGCGTTGCCGTTCTTGAGAGCAATGAATTGGAGCACGCTTCCTTTGCTGCTGTATTTCGCATTTCGCCGCTATCTTCAGGCGGTGAATCTGGTGAAGCCGGTGACCTTCGCGCTCATCTCGGCCAACGTTGTGAACCTGGTTGGAGACTGGATTCTCATTTACGGGCATCTGGGATTCCCACCATACGGCGTTGCGGGATCGGGATGGTCCACGTGCATCTCGCGCACATATATGGCGGCTGTGTTGTTTGCGGTCGTAGTGTGGCAGCACCGTCGGCACAATCTGCCGCTGCTCGATCGTCCACTACGTCCCGATTTTGCACGAATCTGTGAGCTGGTGCGGATCGGATTGCCGGTGGCCGTACAGATGTTCTTCGAGATTGGCGTTTTTGCGACGGCAACGGCGCTGATTGCGCGTCTCGATGCGGCGTCGGTTGCTGCGCATCAGATCGCGCTCAACTGTGCGAGTCTGACCTATATGGTTCCCTTGGGTGTTTGCTCAGCGGCGGCGGTGCGCGTTGGGCAGGCGATTGGACGTCGCGATCCCGTCGCGGCCGGCCGTGCGGGATGGGCGGCGCTGTCAATGGGTGCAGGATTTATGACCCTCGCCGCGCTGGTGCTCGTGTTTGCGCCGCGGATGATTGTCCGGGCTTTCAGCCCCGATCCTCAGGTGATGCGAGTTGGCGTGATGCTGCTTTTGGTGGCCGCAGCCTTTCAGCTGTTCGATGGACTACAGACCGTTGCGACAGGAGCCTTACGCGGAGCAGGCGAGACGCGCATTCCGATGTTCAGCTCGTTCGTCGCATATTGGGTTGTGGGTTTGCCTCTTGGGTATTACCTAGGATTCACGCGCGGTTTTGGCGCAGTGGGTGTGTGGACTGGCCTGGCGGTTTCCCTTGCGGTTATCGGAACGGCTTTGGTGTTTGCTTGGAGACACAAAGTGCGAATGTTGGTCGCGAGTGCAGGAGTGAAAGTCGCATCGGTTGCGTGA
- a CDS encoding VIT1/CCC1 transporter family protein — protein MAHEHTDLLHVERHFASGNLVRDIVIGMADGLTVPFALAAGLTGAVSQTRLIVLAGSAEIAAGSIAMGLGGYLAAKGDASHYHSERQREEREIVERVQDEEREIYEIFSTYGVSQEESTPVLNALKRKPQAWVDFMMRFELGLEKPEPQRARNSASTIAASYIVGGLIPLAPYIFLHNVYSALMWSVLITIVALAVFGFIKGRVAGISPLRSAIQTTLTGGLAAAAAFGLARLFSVE, from the coding sequence ATGGCTCATGAACATACGGATCTTCTCCATGTGGAGCGGCATTTTGCTTCGGGAAATCTGGTACGGGACATTGTCATTGGAATGGCCGACGGTTTAACTGTGCCCTTCGCGCTGGCGGCAGGATTGACGGGCGCCGTGAGCCAGACTCGGCTGATCGTCCTTGCAGGATCGGCCGAGATTGCGGCTGGCTCGATCGCTATGGGACTGGGCGGATACCTAGCGGCCAAGGGTGACGCGAGTCACTATCACAGCGAGCGCCAGCGCGAGGAGCGTGAGATCGTCGAGCGTGTTCAGGATGAAGAGCGGGAGATTTACGAGATCTTCAGCACCTATGGTGTGAGTCAGGAGGAGAGCACGCCGGTTTTGAATGCACTGAAGCGTAAGCCGCAGGCCTGGGTGGATTTCATGATGCGCTTCGAGCTTGGGTTGGAGAAGCCTGAGCCGCAGCGCGCGAGGAACAGCGCGTCGACGATTGCAGCGTCGTATATCGTGGGAGGACTTATTCCGCTTGCGCCTTACATCTTTCTGCACAACGTGTATTCGGCGCTGATGTGGTCAGTGCTCATCACGATCGTGGCGCTTGCGGTCTTCGGTTTCATTAAGGGGCGAGTTGCTGGAATCTCCCCGCTGCGCAGCGCGATACAAACGACGCTCACGGGCGGCCTCGCGGCAGCCGCTGCGTTTGGACTGGCACGATTGTTTTCGGTAGAGTAA
- a CDS encoding helix-turn-helix domain-containing protein: MLIRTPADLGALIKERRIALKLDQEALAKAVGTSRKWIVEVEAGKPRAAVGLILRALRSLGVTLQVNTSGQPERRPKSSPSFPQVDLDAHLESFKRRND, encoded by the coding sequence ATGCTGATAAGAACACCCGCTGACCTGGGAGCCCTCATAAAAGAGAGAAGAATCGCACTCAAGCTGGACCAGGAAGCACTGGCGAAGGCCGTTGGAACCAGCCGCAAATGGATCGTTGAAGTAGAAGCCGGAAAACCCCGTGCTGCTGTTGGTTTAATCCTGAGAGCCCTTCGTTCGCTTGGCGTAACGTTGCAGGTCAACACTTCGGGCCAGCCTGAGCGTCGTCCTAAGTCCTCGCCATCGTTTCCTCAAGTGGATCTCGACGCTCATCTGGAGTCGTTCAAGCGACGCAATGACTGA
- a CDS encoding type II toxin-antitoxin system HipA family toxin — protein sequence MTEELIALADNFEVGRVLKQGGRISFTYNHAWQRHADGFPMSLSMPLIMTDHGHAPIEAFLLGLLPDNVNVLDKWAQRFHVSARNPFALMKHVGEDCAGAIQFIRPERREQLRTESAKSEIQWLTEQDVAERLRLLREDHSAWRIARDTGQFSLAGAQPKTALLFRKGRWGVPSGRTPTTHILKPPMGEWEGHAENEHFCLELAARMGLIAAKTTVERFQDEVAIVIERYDRIPISSGFIRIHQEDICQAMGLPPTRKYESEGGPNIQDIAELLRTNSKRPDEDLSAFVDAVAFNWLIAGTDAHAKNYSILIGAQGTIRLAPLYDVASILPYPGIHVPKLKMAMKIGGHYDLRMIGLRQWKAMATQLRLDEEQLVQRLQTLAAELPDQATSVARRIERELKHPIIKRLAEAVTKRGRQCAQLLEV from the coding sequence ATGACTGAAGAACTCATCGCGCTGGCAGACAATTTTGAAGTCGGGCGCGTCCTGAAGCAGGGCGGGCGTATCTCTTTTACCTACAACCACGCCTGGCAGCGCCATGCAGACGGCTTTCCCATGTCGCTTTCCATGCCGCTGATTATGACCGATCATGGCCATGCTCCGATCGAGGCATTTTTGCTAGGACTGCTGCCCGACAATGTAAACGTTCTCGACAAATGGGCTCAACGGTTCCATGTATCCGCCCGAAACCCGTTCGCTCTGATGAAACACGTAGGCGAGGACTGCGCCGGAGCCATCCAGTTCATTCGTCCCGAGCGCCGGGAACAATTACGTACCGAATCGGCAAAATCGGAGATCCAGTGGCTGACCGAGCAAGACGTCGCCGAGCGCCTGAGACTATTACGAGAGGATCACTCTGCCTGGCGAATTGCTCGGGATACCGGCCAGTTTAGCCTCGCCGGCGCCCAGCCCAAAACGGCACTCCTGTTTCGCAAAGGACGATGGGGAGTTCCCTCAGGGAGAACACCAACCACGCACATTCTGAAACCGCCAATGGGCGAGTGGGAAGGCCACGCCGAGAACGAACACTTCTGCCTGGAGCTTGCCGCCCGCATGGGTCTCATCGCCGCCAAAACCACGGTGGAGCGCTTCCAGGACGAAGTCGCGATCGTCATCGAACGCTATGACCGCATCCCAATTTCCTCAGGATTCATTCGAATCCATCAGGAAGATATATGCCAGGCCATGGGTCTGCCGCCGACGCGGAAGTACGAGAGCGAAGGCGGTCCCAATATTCAAGACATCGCAGAGCTGTTGCGAACCAACTCCAAACGCCCGGATGAAGATCTCAGCGCCTTCGTTGACGCCGTTGCGTTCAACTGGTTGATCGCAGGCACCGATGCGCACGCCAAAAACTATTCAATACTGATCGGCGCGCAGGGCACGATTCGTCTCGCTCCGCTCTACGACGTCGCCAGCATTCTTCCCTATCCGGGGATCCACGTCCCGAAACTAAAGATGGCGATGAAAATTGGAGGTCACTACGACCTGCGTATGATCGGCCTCCGCCAATGGAAGGCCATGGCAACCCAACTTCGTCTCGATGAGGAACAGCTTGTTCAACGCCTGCAAACGCTCGCAGCCGAGCTGCCCGACCAGGCAACTTCGGTGGCGCGCCGCATTGAGCGCGAACTGAAACATCCCATCATTAAGCGCCTCGCCGAAGCGGTCACAAAACGCGGCCGGCAGTGCGCGCAACTGCTCGAGGTGTGA
- the terL gene encoding phage terminase large subunit, translating into MTKTWTRKSPNLKAASAPSRRSASKPKRGDRAKLGRLRYLRRRHTAERDLKAFVHVFWSILEPTTTLQWNWHLDLLCDYLNEVAQGKCRRLIINVPPRSMKSLLCTVFYPVWRWCTQPERRFMFVSYSDELSTDHSVFRRNVLNSAMYRAAWGNRVRFSKDQNLKTQYENTRRGVMFSTSITGSATGKGCDELIVDDPMNAKKAFSDQEREATNRNFDATFRSRLNDPATGTIILIMQRLHDSDLTGHVLSQEPNAWTHLKLPAEFEEDMRWEVNGHTYEPTAGQLLWPERFSHQVLAELKTGMGSWAYAGQYQQNPAPLEGGIVKRNWIQYYRELPATKGTWVQSWDCSFKDTREADYVVGQVWLRLNSSYYLVDQVRERMDFVRTKQAIQQMTNKYPQATAKLIEDKANGPAVISALRTEISGIIAVQPTDSKMGRLHAVSPLFEARNVFLPELAAGGGCATWVGDFVEELTRFPNAPHDDQVDACTQALLHLNQDKGGVWQYYKELAEGLR; encoded by the coding sequence GTGACGAAGACTTGGACGCGCAAATCGCCGAACTTGAAGGCCGCCTCGGCTCCATCCCGGCGATCAGCTAGTAAACCAAAAAGAGGCGACCGAGCCAAGCTCGGGCGCCTAAGGTATCTCAGGCGCAGGCACACAGCTGAGCGCGACCTCAAGGCATTTGTTCACGTCTTCTGGTCCATTCTGGAACCTACCACGACGCTCCAATGGAACTGGCATCTCGATCTCCTCTGCGACTACCTCAACGAAGTTGCGCAGGGTAAGTGCCGCCGGCTAATCATCAACGTCCCTCCGCGGAGCATGAAGTCGCTGCTCTGTACGGTGTTCTATCCCGTTTGGCGATGGTGCACCCAGCCAGAGCGGCGATTCATGTTTGTGAGTTACTCCGATGAGCTCAGCACCGATCATTCGGTGTTTCGCCGGAACGTGCTCAACTCCGCGATGTACCGCGCTGCCTGGGGAAATCGCGTGAGGTTCTCGAAGGATCAGAACCTGAAGACGCAGTACGAGAACACGCGCCGTGGCGTGATGTTCTCCACCTCGATCACGGGATCGGCGACCGGCAAAGGATGCGACGAGTTGATCGTCGACGATCCGATGAACGCGAAGAAGGCGTTCAGCGACCAGGAGCGTGAGGCGACGAATCGCAACTTTGACGCGACGTTCCGGTCACGGCTGAACGATCCCGCTACGGGAACGATCATCCTGATCATGCAGCGGCTGCACGACAGCGATCTCACCGGGCACGTTCTCAGTCAGGAGCCGAACGCGTGGACGCACCTGAAGCTTCCGGCCGAGTTTGAAGAAGACATGCGGTGGGAGGTCAACGGGCATACCTACGAGCCCACAGCCGGACAGTTGCTGTGGCCAGAGCGCTTTTCTCACCAAGTCCTCGCTGAGCTGAAGACCGGCATGGGTTCATGGGCGTATGCCGGCCAGTATCAGCAGAATCCGGCGCCGCTCGAAGGTGGCATCGTCAAGCGCAATTGGATTCAGTACTACCGGGAACTGCCGGCAACAAAAGGCACGTGGGTGCAGAGTTGGGATTGCAGTTTTAAAGATACTCGCGAGGCGGACTACGTGGTTGGGCAGGTTTGGCTGCGCTTGAACAGCAGTTACTACCTGGTGGATCAAGTTCGCGAGCGCATGGACTTTGTCCGCACCAAACAGGCTATCCAGCAGATGACGAACAAGTATCCGCAAGCCACGGCCAAGCTGATCGAGGACAAAGCCAACGGTCCTGCGGTGATCTCGGCGCTGCGAACGGAGATTAGCGGCATCATCGCCGTGCAGCCTACGGATTCCAAAATGGGCCGTTTGCATGCGGTCTCGCCGCTGTTCGAAGCTCGGAATGTATTTCTACCCGAGCTCGCGGCCGGGGGAGGCTGTGCCACATGGGTGGGCGACTTTGTCGAAGAGCTAACCCGCTTCCCCAACGCTCCGCACGACGATCAGGTCGATGCCTGCACGCAGGCACTGCTCCATCTGAATCAAGACAAGGGTGGCGTTTGGCAGTACTACAAGGAACTGGCCGAAGGGCTGCGCTAG